From Salinirubellus salinus, the proteins below share one genomic window:
- a CDS encoding DNA-directed DNA polymerase encodes MTDGGDSEAQSTFGDFGAGDERPEGEAEHVAGNGGQHAELVDIDEERFPPTDERVEFSVTQVDYTVEGYGDDEFPVLHVFGREEAEDGTPEPVHARVYGFRPYFYTPLADLGHGDTDGPVTTDDLTDSRIVEEARLTGVETYGDLRADGHLVDEEHADDELVVHRSIRDEDLVKVFGQTPRDVGQLRDQFDHYEADILFPNRLLIDKDINSGVSVPAREGSGEALRVHHTEIAPVDLQVSPRVNTFDIEVDDRSGFPEDGEEPIVCLTSHDSYDDEYVVWLYTAPDGVAGPDDLSGYDPIGEDELDVRVEAFDDEGEMLHAFVEYLRETDPDVLTGWNFEDFDMPYLIDRIDRLVDDGAVDSDVLQSDHLSRVDEVWDSGWGGPNVKGRVVFDLLYAYKRRQFTELESYRLDAVGETELGVGKERYTGDIGDLWEQDPERLLEYNLRDVELCVEIDRRQEVIPFWEEVASFVGCKLEDATTPGDAVDLYILHEVHGDFALPSKGAVESEDYEGGAVFDPITGVRENVSVLDLKSLYPMCMVTLNLSPETYVDDPDAYDGDTYVAPNGMHFRKEPDGIIREMVTNLLEERENKKALRDEHEPGSEAYATYDSQQAAVKVIMNSLYGVLGWDRFRLYDKDMGAAVTATGREVISFTEQSVQELGHEVAYGDTDSVMIEFGQELSVSEAIEQSFQLEENINASYADLAASMNAEEHRFQIEFEKLYRRFFQAGKKKRYAGHIVWKEGKDVDDIDITGFEYKRSDIAPITKEVQKEVIEMVVTGTDLDEVKTYVHDVIEEFQRGNVDLERIGIPGGIGKRLDDYDTDTAQVRGAKYANELLGTNFGRGSKPKRLYLERVHDDFFQRVESELGLDPAEDALYGEFKREQDVICFEFADQIPEEFEVDWDKMLDRTLRGPIERILEALDVSWEEVKSGQEQTGLGSFM; translated from the coding sequence ATGACAGACGGGGGCGACTCTGAAGCCCAATCCACGTTCGGGGACTTCGGCGCAGGCGACGAGCGGCCCGAGGGCGAGGCCGAACACGTCGCCGGCAACGGGGGGCAGCACGCGGAACTCGTCGACATCGACGAGGAGCGGTTCCCCCCGACCGACGAACGTGTCGAGTTCTCGGTCACGCAGGTCGACTACACCGTCGAGGGGTACGGGGACGACGAGTTCCCGGTCCTCCACGTCTTCGGTCGCGAGGAGGCCGAGGACGGCACTCCAGAACCCGTCCACGCTCGCGTCTACGGCTTCCGGCCGTACTTCTACACGCCGCTGGCGGACCTCGGCCACGGGGACACCGACGGCCCCGTGACGACCGACGACCTCACCGACTCGCGCATCGTGGAGGAGGCCCGACTGACCGGCGTCGAGACCTACGGCGACCTCCGCGCCGACGGTCACCTGGTCGACGAGGAACACGCCGACGACGAACTCGTCGTCCACCGCTCCATCCGTGACGAGGACCTGGTGAAGGTGTTCGGTCAGACCCCGCGAGACGTGGGCCAGCTCCGCGACCAGTTCGACCACTACGAGGCGGACATCCTCTTCCCGAACCGCCTGCTCATCGACAAGGACATCAACAGCGGGGTCTCGGTGCCGGCTCGCGAGGGCTCCGGGGAGGCGCTCCGGGTCCACCACACCGAGATCGCGCCCGTCGACCTGCAGGTCAGCCCCCGCGTGAACACGTTCGACATCGAGGTGGACGACCGCTCGGGGTTCCCCGAGGACGGCGAGGAGCCCATCGTCTGTCTCACCTCGCACGACTCCTACGACGACGAGTACGTCGTCTGGCTCTACACCGCACCCGACGGCGTGGCGGGACCGGACGACCTCTCCGGGTACGACCCCATCGGCGAGGACGAGCTCGACGTCCGCGTCGAGGCGTTCGACGACGAGGGCGAGATGCTCCACGCCTTCGTCGAGTACCTCCGGGAGACGGACCCCGACGTACTGACGGGCTGGAACTTCGAGGACTTCGACATGCCGTACCTCATCGACCGCATCGACCGACTGGTCGACGACGGCGCGGTCGATTCGGACGTGCTCCAGTCCGACCACCTGTCTCGCGTGGACGAGGTGTGGGACTCCGGGTGGGGTGGCCCGAACGTGAAAGGGCGCGTGGTGTTCGACCTGCTCTACGCCTACAAGCGCCGACAGTTCACCGAACTGGAGTCCTACCGGCTGGACGCGGTCGGCGAGACCGAACTCGGCGTCGGCAAGGAACGCTACACGGGCGACATCGGCGACCTGTGGGAGCAGGACCCCGAGCGCCTGCTGGAGTACAACCTCCGTGACGTGGAGCTGTGTGTCGAGATCGACCGTCGGCAGGAGGTCATCCCCTTCTGGGAGGAGGTGGCCTCGTTCGTGGGCTGCAAGCTCGAGGACGCGACCACACCCGGCGACGCGGTGGACCTCTACATCCTCCACGAGGTCCACGGCGACTTCGCGCTCCCGTCGAAGGGGGCCGTCGAGAGCGAGGACTACGAGGGCGGGGCCGTCTTCGACCCCATCACGGGCGTCCGCGAGAACGTCTCCGTGCTCGACCTCAAGTCGCTGTACCCGATGTGCATGGTGACGCTGAACCTCTCGCCCGAGACGTACGTCGACGACCCCGACGCCTACGACGGCGACACCTACGTCGCACCCAACGGGATGCACTTCCGGAAGGAACCGGACGGCATCATCCGCGAGATGGTCACCAACCTGCTGGAAGAGCGCGAGAACAAGAAGGCGCTCCGGGACGAGCACGAGCCCGGGAGCGAGGCGTACGCGACCTACGACAGCCAGCAGGCCGCCGTGAAGGTCATCATGAACTCGCTGTACGGCGTGCTCGGCTGGGACCGGTTCCGCCTCTACGACAAGGACATGGGCGCCGCGGTGACGGCGACGGGTCGAGAGGTCATCTCGTTCACCGAGCAGAGCGTGCAGGAACTGGGCCACGAGGTGGCGTATGGTGACACCGACAGCGTCATGATAGAATTCGGACAAGAACTCTCGGTGTCAGAAGCTATCGAGCAGTCGTTCCAACTCGAGGAGAACATCAACGCCTCCTACGCCGACCTCGCGGCGAGCATGAACGCCGAGGAGCACCGCTTCCAGATCGAGTTCGAGAAGCTCTACCGGCGGTTCTTCCAAGCGGGCAAGAAGAAACGCTACGCCGGACACATCGTCTGGAAGGAGGGCAAGGACGTCGACGACATCGACATCACCGGGTTCGAGTACAAGCGCTCGGACATCGCGCCCATCACCAAGGAGGTCCAGAAGGAGGTCATCGAGATGGTCGTGACCGGCACGGACCTGGACGAGGTGAAGACGTACGTCCACGACGTCATCGAGGAGTTCCAGCGGGGGAACGTGGACCTCGAACGCATCGGCATCCCGGGCGGCATCGGCAAGCGACTCGACGACTACGACACGGACACCGCGCAGGTCCGGGGCGCGAAGTACGCGAACGAGCTCCTCGGCACCAACTTCGGCCGTGGCTCGAAACCGAAACGGCTCTACCTCGAGCGCGTCCACGACGACTTCTTCCAGCGCGTCGAGTCGGAACTCGGTCTCGACCCCGCCGAGGACGCGCTCTACGGCGAGTTCAAGCGCGAACAGGACGTCATCTGCTTCGAGTTCGCCGACCAGATCCCCGAGGAGTTCGAGGTGGACTGGGACAAGATGCTCGACCGGACGCTGCGAGGCCCCATCGAGCGAATCCTGGAGGCGCTGGACGTGTCGTGGGAGGAGGTCAAGAGCGGACAGGAGCAGACGGGGCTCGGGTCCTTCATGTAG
- a CDS encoding DUF7331 family protein yields the protein MPDTTPSDVASDPSSEQTVEFYETEEGVVLYDADNPLGWIQSRSALAVDAMR from the coding sequence ATGCCAGACACCACCCCTTCGGACGTCGCATCGGACCCGTCGAGCGAGCAGACGGTCGAGTTCTACGAGACCGAGGAGGGTGTGGTCCTCTACGACGCCGACAACCCACTCGGCTGGATACAGTCCCGCTCGGCGCTGGCGGTCGACGCGATGCGCTGA
- the rad50 gene encoding DNA double-strand break repair ATPase Rad50: MRFDRVRLEHFKCYADADLVLEPGVTVIHGPNGSGKSSLLEACFFALYGHRALDKTLDDVVTIGAEDARIELWFSHAGRDYHVEREIRVRGDSAQTTTCVLEGPDETVDGATDVRARVTELLRMDSEAFVNCAYVRQGEVNKLINASPGDRQDMIDDLLQLGKLETYRERAKNARLGVKHVRDDKRGALSELESQITEKEDEELYQRLNGLESELKEVENEVAQLETKREPAAETRQQAETVLEEYREAQADIEELESEIADLEAAIEKREAERERKADEISEHRETAEERRSERASVLAETELDRPESAALEARREELESRLEEVRESIQERLLEKQEHASTAERAAERAEEHTAEAQSKREEADERERDLESDREQLSERREKLSALEETVATNREAFDEAPVDRDGVEDHRESVASDLTDARERVAELEATLTAKREAVAETERLREEGKCPECGQPVEDSPHVETLDDDREAVADLEAELEAARERVTELEERLRRAEEWVERAADLDQRESNLENLRTLVDEQAGNFEERAAAVERLREEADDLEAEAAEAREAAAEAREEVATVKTAIGDLNTEKSTVDEALERLDRVVDLNEAITEHEDAVARLREQRANLTEQNDLRRERLAEKRAERRELADEFDEDQVEHARGEKERAEQYLEKIDARLEDLHEREIDLRDAIGGVRNDIETLESLHQRHEEVSATVDRLQSLYDEAYELQEMYADLRAELRQRNVRRLESLLNETFELLYQNDSYARIELDGEYDLTVFQKDGEPLDPEQLSGGERAIFNLALRCAIYRLLAEGIEGETPMPPLILDEPTVFLDSGHVSKLVELVETMRGFGVEQILVVSHDEELVGAADDLVTVEKDTTTNRSSVGHEGGAIDAAALAELTGDD; the protein is encoded by the coding sequence GTGAGGTTCGACCGGGTCAGACTGGAGCACTTCAAGTGCTACGCGGACGCCGACCTCGTGCTCGAACCGGGGGTCACCGTCATCCACGGCCCGAACGGGTCGGGCAAGTCCTCGCTGCTGGAGGCGTGTTTCTTCGCGCTCTACGGCCACCGGGCGCTCGACAAGACGCTGGACGACGTGGTCACCATCGGTGCCGAGGACGCCCGCATCGAGCTCTGGTTCAGCCACGCCGGCCGCGACTACCACGTCGAACGCGAGATCCGGGTCCGCGGTGACAGCGCCCAGACGACGACCTGCGTGCTGGAAGGGCCAGACGAGACGGTGGACGGCGCCACCGACGTGCGAGCACGGGTGACGGAGCTCCTCCGGATGGACTCCGAGGCGTTCGTCAACTGCGCGTACGTCCGCCAGGGCGAGGTCAACAAGCTCATCAACGCCTCGCCGGGCGACCGGCAGGACATGATCGACGACCTCCTGCAACTGGGGAAACTGGAGACGTACCGCGAGCGGGCGAAGAACGCTCGCCTCGGGGTGAAACACGTCCGGGACGACAAGCGGGGTGCGCTCTCGGAACTGGAGTCACAGATCACCGAGAAGGAGGACGAGGAGCTGTACCAGCGACTGAACGGGCTCGAGTCGGAGCTGAAGGAGGTCGAGAACGAGGTCGCGCAACTGGAGACCAAGCGGGAACCAGCGGCGGAGACACGCCAGCAGGCCGAGACCGTACTGGAGGAGTACCGCGAGGCACAGGCCGACATCGAGGAACTGGAGTCCGAGATCGCGGACCTCGAGGCGGCCATCGAGAAGCGCGAGGCGGAGCGCGAGCGGAAGGCCGACGAGATATCCGAGCACCGCGAGACGGCCGAGGAGCGCCGTTCGGAGCGCGCGTCGGTGCTGGCGGAGACGGAGCTGGACCGTCCCGAGTCGGCGGCCCTCGAGGCCCGCCGCGAGGAGCTGGAGAGCCGGCTGGAGGAGGTCAGAGAGTCGATACAGGAGCGCCTGCTGGAGAAACAGGAGCACGCGTCGACCGCGGAGCGAGCCGCGGAACGTGCGGAGGAACACACGGCGGAAGCCCAGTCGAAGCGCGAGGAGGCCGACGAGCGGGAACGAGACCTGGAGAGCGACCGGGAACAGCTTAGCGAGCGTCGCGAGAAGCTCTCGGCGCTCGAGGAGACGGTCGCCACGAACCGGGAGGCGTTCGACGAGGCGCCGGTCGACCGTGACGGCGTGGAGGACCACCGCGAGTCCGTCGCCAGCGACCTGACCGACGCCCGCGAGCGAGTGGCCGAACTCGAGGCGACCCTGACGGCGAAGCGCGAGGCCGTCGCGGAGACCGAACGACTCCGCGAGGAGGGCAAGTGTCCGGAGTGTGGCCAGCCCGTCGAGGACTCCCCCCACGTGGAGACGCTCGACGACGACCGCGAGGCCGTCGCCGACCTGGAGGCCGAACTCGAGGCGGCACGCGAACGCGTGACGGAACTCGAGGAACGACTGCGCCGGGCGGAGGAGTGGGTCGAGCGGGCGGCCGACCTCGACCAGCGGGAGTCGAACCTCGAGAACCTCCGGACGCTGGTGGACGAACAGGCGGGCAACTTCGAGGAGCGGGCGGCGGCCGTCGAGCGGTTGCGTGAGGAGGCCGACGACCTCGAGGCCGAGGCAGCGGAAGCGCGCGAGGCGGCGGCCGAGGCACGCGAGGAGGTGGCGACCGTCAAGACGGCCATCGGCGACCTGAACACCGAGAAGTCGACCGTCGACGAGGCTCTCGAACGGCTGGACCGGGTGGTCGACCTGAACGAGGCAATCACCGAGCACGAGGACGCCGTCGCGCGATTGCGCGAGCAGCGGGCGAACCTGACGGAGCAGAACGACCTCCGGCGCGAGCGCCTGGCCGAGAAGCGTGCCGAGAGACGGGAGTTGGCCGACGAGTTCGACGAGGACCAGGTCGAGCACGCACGGGGAGAGAAGGAGCGGGCCGAGCAGTACCTCGAGAAGATCGACGCCCGGCTGGAGGACCTCCACGAGCGCGAGATCGACCTGCGCGATGCCATCGGTGGGGTCCGCAACGACATCGAGACGCTGGAGTCGCTCCACCAGCGCCACGAGGAGGTGTCAGCCACCGTCGACCGCCTCCAGTCGCTCTACGACGAGGCCTACGAACTGCAGGAGATGTACGCCGACCTGCGGGCCGAGTTACGCCAGCGGAACGTCCGCCGGCTGGAGAGCCTGCTGAACGAGACGTTCGAACTGCTCTACCAGAACGACTCGTACGCCCGCATCGAACTCGACGGCGAGTACGACCTCACCGTCTTCCAGAAGGACGGGGAGCCGCTGGACCCAGAACAGTTGTCCGGGGGCGAGCGGGCCATCTTCAACCTCGCGCTGCGGTGTGCCATCTACCGCCTGCTGGCCGAGGGCATCGAGGGGGAGACGCCGATGCCGCCGCTCATCCTCGACGAGCCGACCGTGTTCCTCGACTCGGGGCACGTCTCGAAGCTCGTCGAGCTGGTCGAGACGATGCGCGGGTTCGGCGTGGAGCAGATTCTCGTCGTCAGCCACGACGAGGAACTGGTCGGGGCGGCCGACGACCTCGTCACCGTCGAGAAGGACACGACGACGAACCGCTCGTCCGTGGGTCACGAGGGCGGCGCTATCGACGCGGCGGCACTCGCGGAGTTGACGGGAGACGACTGA
- the mre11 gene encoding DNA double-strand break repair protein Mre11: MTRVIHTGDTHLGYQQYHSPERRQDFLDAFGAVVDDAIEDDVDAVVHAGDLFHDRRPELVDILGTLSVLRDLDDAGIPFLAVVGNHEVKRDAQWLDLFASLGLATRLGDDPVVVGDTAFYGLDYVPKSKRPDLEYRFTDHDASFAALVTHGLFQPFDYGDWDAEEVLAESTVDLDAMLLGDNHKPGVKRAEDGTWLTYCGSTERASADEREDRGYNIVTFDAAGGEGGEVTITRRGLPTREFRFVDVDLSEGEGVDRVRERVAEYDLTDAVTIVSIDGEGEPVAPAQVEEQVREAGALVVRVTDRREFDDAGGVEVSFADPDEAVRERVREMGLSPAARELDEVVRASKVADSTVAETVESRVEALLDGDGEADGAFDPAPETATETGGGPDASTAAERMAADAEEAGDDAADGEGGDAGEPEPEPDPAAAATETDGGGTADAGSPPDADDGEESTGAADDGQTDWGDFA, encoded by the coding sequence ATGACGCGGGTAATCCACACGGGGGACACCCACCTCGGCTACCAGCAGTACCACTCCCCCGAGCGACGACAGGACTTCCTCGACGCGTTCGGGGCCGTGGTCGACGACGCCATCGAGGACGACGTGGACGCCGTCGTCCACGCCGGCGACCTCTTCCACGACCGCCGCCCGGAACTCGTCGACATCCTCGGGACACTCTCGGTCCTCCGCGACCTCGACGACGCCGGCATCCCCTTCCTCGCCGTCGTCGGCAACCACGAGGTCAAGCGCGACGCCCAGTGGCTCGACCTGTTCGCCTCGCTGGGACTGGCCACGCGCCTCGGCGACGACCCGGTCGTGGTCGGCGACACGGCATTCTACGGTCTCGACTACGTCCCCAAGAGCAAGCGTCCGGACCTCGAGTACCGCTTCACCGACCACGACGCCTCGTTCGCCGCACTCGTCACCCACGGCCTGTTCCAGCCGTTCGACTACGGCGACTGGGACGCCGAGGAGGTGCTGGCCGAGTCGACCGTCGACCTCGACGCGATGTTGCTCGGCGACAACCACAAGCCCGGCGTCAAGCGGGCCGAGGACGGGACCTGGCTCACCTACTGCGGGTCGACCGAACGCGCGAGCGCCGACGAACGCGAGGACCGTGGGTACAACATCGTCACGTTCGACGCAGCGGGCGGCGAGGGCGGCGAGGTGACCATCACCCGCCGCGGGCTCCCCACCCGCGAGTTCCGGTTCGTCGACGTCGACCTCTCCGAGGGCGAGGGGGTCGACCGGGTCCGCGAGCGCGTCGCCGAGTACGACCTGACCGACGCCGTCACCATCGTCTCCATCGATGGCGAGGGCGAGCCTGTCGCCCCCGCACAGGTCGAAGAGCAGGTCCGAGAGGCGGGCGCGCTGGTCGTCCGCGTCACGGACCGGCGTGAGTTCGACGACGCGGGCGGTGTCGAGGTGTCGTTCGCCGACCCGGACGAGGCGGTGCGCGAGCGGGTCCGCGAGATGGGGCTGTCGCCCGCCGCGCGCGAACTGGACGAGGTGGTCCGGGCGAGCAAGGTGGCCGACTCGACGGTCGCGGAGACGGTCGAATCCCGTGTCGAGGCACTCCTCGACGGCGACGGTGAGGCCGATGGCGCGTTCGACCCGGCACCGGAGACAGCGACGGAGACGGGCGGCGGTCCCGACGCGAGCACGGCGGCCGAGCGGATGGCCGCGGACGCAGAGGAGGCCGGCGACGACGCGGCCGACGGCGAGGGCGGAGACGCCGGCGAGCCGGAACCGGAGCCGGACCCCGCCGCGGCGGCCACGGAGACGGACGGCGGCGGGACGGCCGATGCCGGTTCCCCACCGGACGCCGACGATGGCGAGGAGTCCACGGGAGCGGCCGACGACGGGCAGACCGACTGGGGTGACTTCGCGTGA
- a CDS encoding DUF7322 domain-containing protein, producing the protein MSPFEEDEDAWPDEPKEFDPNSLGPDIPKAPAAPNLADRDAPRDVANAFWAAVIFANVGLLGVSLGPMLWYFEGMAQLGGGIFLVGVVALGMTYRRYYAFMNREKPEDVDHETDREDAPGGD; encoded by the coding sequence GTGAGTCCCTTCGAGGAGGACGAGGACGCCTGGCCGGACGAGCCCAAGGAGTTCGACCCCAATAGTCTGGGCCCCGACATCCCGAAGGCACCCGCTGCCCCGAACCTCGCCGACCGTGACGCCCCCCGCGACGTGGCCAACGCGTTCTGGGCAGCCGTCATCTTCGCGAACGTCGGGTTGCTCGGCGTCTCGCTCGGCCCGATGCTCTGGTACTTCGAGGGGATGGCCCAGTTGGGCGGGGGCATCTTCCTCGTCGGCGTCGTCGCGCTCGGGATGACCTACCGCCGGTACTACGCCTTCATGAACCGCGAGAAGCCCGAGGACGTGGACCACGAGACGGACCGCGAGGACGCCCCCGGTGGCGACTGA
- a CDS encoding DUF7346 family protein, producing MQVLEDGEGTRYVLLKRSGESSLVRDVETGESRYLPNEELSQVEGASPLETAATAVPEPARRVLRATHTDPALGLLLELDARGPTPVRALLDYEMCESDLHGTLAEFRAAGLVEEATVYGERGYAVTETARAGLAVLRGDAPE from the coding sequence GTGCAGGTACTCGAAGACGGCGAGGGGACCCGGTACGTCCTCCTCAAGCGATCCGGCGAAAGTTCGCTCGTTAGAGACGTCGAGACGGGTGAGTCGAGGTACCTCCCGAACGAGGAACTCTCCCAGGTCGAGGGTGCGTCCCCGCTCGAGACGGCCGCGACCGCCGTCCCCGAACCCGCCCGACGGGTCCTCCGTGCGACCCACACCGACCCGGCCCTCGGCCTCCTCCTCGAACTCGACGCTCGTGGCCCCACGCCGGTCCGGGCGCTGCTGGACTACGAGATGTGCGAGTCGGACCTCCACGGCACGCTCGCGGAGTTCCGTGCGGCCGGACTCGTCGAGGAGGCGACCGTCTACGGCGAGCGCGGCTACGCCGTCACGGAGACGGCTCGCGCGGGACTGGCGGTCCTGCGCGGCGACGCGCCGGAGTGA
- a CDS encoding LysE family translocator — protein MSTLTTLLAGTVFGLALAAPPGPMNAIIAEESVLRGWDAGFKAGLGAATADFAFFVLALLGVVAFVEQLPLLRAAMVGVGGVLMLYFAYGAATEATETFTAEGTPEGESKGFRKAFVLALTNPYQILFWLTVGVGLLEAGRIDLLAEAVGASVAGLLVVETGTPALLVGLFGGIGIWITGFPAALVAARRRVDRLAPVVAYLSAALLVGFGVFFLYDAATTLTAV, from the coding sequence ATGAGTACGCTGACGACGCTCCTCGCGGGGACGGTGTTCGGCCTCGCGCTCGCGGCTCCGCCCGGACCCATGAACGCCATCATCGCCGAGGAGTCCGTCTTGCGAGGGTGGGACGCCGGGTTCAAGGCAGGCCTCGGGGCGGCGACGGCCGACTTCGCGTTCTTCGTCCTCGCGCTGCTGGGTGTCGTCGCGTTCGTCGAGCAGTTACCCCTGCTTCGAGCCGCGATGGTCGGCGTCGGCGGCGTGCTGATGCTCTACTTCGCCTACGGAGCCGCCACCGAGGCCACGGAGACGTTCACGGCGGAGGGGACACCAGAGGGGGAGTCGAAGGGGTTCCGTAAGGCGTTCGTCCTCGCGCTGACGAATCCGTACCAGATACTGTTCTGGCTGACGGTGGGCGTCGGTTTGCTCGAGGCGGGCCGCATCGACCTGCTGGCGGAGGCCGTCGGTGCCTCCGTGGCGGGGTTGCTCGTCGTCGAGACGGGGACGCCGGCGCTGCTCGTCGGTCTGTTCGGCGGTATCGGCATCTGGATAACCGGGTTCCCGGCGGCGCTCGTCGCGGCCCGGCGACGGGTCGACCGACTGGCGCCCGTCGTCGCGTACCTGAGTGCAGCGCTGCTCGTCGGCTTCGGGGTGTTCTTCCTCTACGACGCGGCGACCACGCTCACGGCGGTCTGA